One segment of Vibrio gazogenes DNA contains the following:
- the uvrD gene encoding DNA helicase II, giving the protein MMDPSLLIDGLNDKQREAVAAPLQNLLVLAGAGSGKTRVLVHRIAWLMTVEEASPFSIMSVTFTNKAAAEMRGRIEALMMGSASGMWNGTFHGICHRILRAHYLDAKLPEDFQIIDSEDQLRLIRRLIKAQNLDEKQWPARQVCWWINGKKDEGVRPQHIDTYHDPVTTTYLRLYQTYQEACDRAGLVDFAEILLRTQELLRENQFIREHYQARFKHILVDEFQDTNNIQYAWLRLMAGPDCHVMIVGDDDQSIYGWRGAKVENIEKFAQEFSAVNTIRLEQNYRSTQTILEAANTLIANNTERMGKNLWTEGQKGESISVYSAYNELDEARFVVNKIKMWQDEGGALQDSALLYRNNAQSRVLEEALIQAGLPYRIYGGMRFFERQEIKDALCYLRLISNRNDDAAFERVVNTPTRGLGDKTLETVRFAARERGCTMWQASVQLLEEKVLVGRAGGAMSRFVELINALEDDTFEMQLHRQTDHVIKASGLYAMYEQEKGEKSKARLENLEELVTATRQFEKPEEAEEMSMLTAFLTHAALESGEGQADEFDDAVQLMTLHSAKGLEFPLVFMVGVEEGMFPSLMSVEEAGRLEEERRLCYVGMTRAMKKLYMTYAEMRRLYGQDKYHKPSRFIRELPEGCLDEVRMKAQVSRPTSTGRFSQKVVKESFNETGFSLGSRVKHPKFGEGTIINFEGAGAQSRVQVAFNGEGIKWLVTAYAKLESL; this is encoded by the coding sequence ATGATGGATCCCTCTCTCTTAATCGACGGTTTAAACGATAAACAGCGGGAAGCTGTTGCAGCCCCTTTGCAGAATTTATTGGTACTAGCCGGTGCTGGGAGTGGTAAAACCCGGGTATTGGTCCATCGCATTGCCTGGCTGATGACCGTTGAAGAAGCCTCACCGTTTTCGATCATGTCAGTGACATTCACCAATAAGGCGGCTGCCGAGATGCGTGGCCGGATTGAAGCACTGATGATGGGGAGTGCCTCGGGGATGTGGAACGGTACTTTTCACGGTATCTGCCATCGCATCTTGCGCGCCCACTATCTGGACGCCAAATTACCGGAAGATTTTCAGATTATTGATTCTGAAGATCAGCTGCGTTTAATACGCCGGCTAATCAAAGCGCAGAACTTGGATGAAAAACAGTGGCCGGCCCGTCAGGTTTGCTGGTGGATTAACGGTAAGAAAGATGAGGGGGTTCGGCCGCAGCATATCGATACCTATCATGATCCGGTGACCACGACTTATCTTCGCTTATACCAGACTTATCAGGAGGCCTGTGACCGTGCCGGTTTGGTCGATTTCGCCGAAATTCTGCTCAGAACGCAGGAGTTGCTGCGGGAGAATCAGTTTATCCGCGAGCATTATCAGGCCCGTTTTAAACATATTCTGGTGGATGAGTTTCAGGATACCAACAATATTCAGTACGCTTGGCTCCGGCTGATGGCTGGCCCCGATTGTCATGTCATGATTGTCGGTGATGATGACCAGTCGATTTATGGCTGGCGAGGCGCCAAGGTTGAAAATATCGAGAAATTTGCGCAAGAGTTTTCGGCAGTCAACACGATCCGGCTCGAACAGAACTATCGTTCTACCCAAACGATTCTGGAAGCCGCGAATACACTGATTGCCAATAACACCGAACGGATGGGAAAAAACCTATGGACGGAAGGACAGAAGGGCGAATCTATTTCGGTGTACTCAGCTTATAACGAGCTGGATGAAGCGCGTTTTGTGGTCAACAAGATTAAGATGTGGCAGGACGAAGGCGGCGCATTGCAGGATAGCGCCTTGCTTTACCGGAACAATGCTCAGTCGCGGGTGCTGGAAGAAGCGTTGATTCAAGCTGGGCTGCCTTATCGGATCTACGGCGGGATGCGATTCTTCGAACGACAAGAAATTAAAGATGCGCTGTGCTATTTACGTCTGATTTCAAACCGCAATGATGATGCTGCATTTGAGCGCGTAGTGAATACTCCGACGCGCGGGTTGGGCGATAAAACGCTGGAAACCGTACGTTTCGCAGCCCGTGAGCGCGGTTGTACGATGTGGCAGGCGAGTGTTCAGTTATTAGAAGAAAAAGTGCTGGTGGGTCGTGCCGGTGGTGCAATGAGCCGCTTCGTCGAATTAATCAATGCACTGGAAGATGATACGTTTGAGATGCAGTTGCACCGTCAGACTGACCATGTGATTAAAGCCTCTGGTTTGTATGCGATGTATGAGCAAGAAAAAGGTGAGAAGTCAAAAGCCCGCTTGGAAAACTTGGAAGAGCTGGTCACCGCGACGCGTCAATTTGAAAAGCCGGAAGAAGCTGAAGAGATGAGCATGTTGACGGCATTTCTGACGCATGCTGCACTGGAATCCGGAGAAGGACAGGCCGATGAATTTGATGATGCCGTGCAACTGATGACGTTGCACAGTGCTAAAGGCTTGGAGTTTCCGTTGGTATTCATGGTTGGTGTCGAAGAGGGGATGTTCCCGAGCCTAATGTCGGTGGAAGAAGCCGGTCGGCTGGAAGAAGAGCGGCGTCTCTGCTACGTCGGGATGACCCGGGCGATGAAGAAACTCTATATGACTTATGCGGAAATGCGGCGTTTATACGGGCAGGATAAATATCACAAACCATCACGTTTTATTCGCGAATTGCCGGAAGGGTGCCTCGATGAAGTGCGGATGAAAGCTCAGGTCAGCCGCCCGACCAGTACCGGCCGATTCAGCCAGAAAGTGGTCAAAGAGAGCTTCAATGAAACCGGATTTAGTCTGGGTAGTCGGGTAAAACACCCGAAATTCGGTGAAGGTACCATTATTAATTTTGAAGGGGCAGGGGCACAAAGTCGGGTACAGGTCGCGTTTAACGGGGAAGGCATCAAATGGCTGGTAACCGCCTATGCCAAGCTGGAATCCTTATAA
- the yqfB gene encoding N(4)-acetylcytidine aminohydrolase encodes MHPIPTQITFFEFLTPFVAEGLKTITIRDQSESHYVVGSQVEVFTLETHQKVCDIEIVAVEPLRFDEINQDHARQEYLELPALKALIREVYPETDELFVITFKRL; translated from the coding sequence ATGCATCCGATTCCAACCCAAATCACATTTTTTGAGTTTCTGACCCCTTTTGTGGCTGAGGGGTTAAAAACGATCACGATCCGAGATCAATCTGAAAGCCATTATGTGGTCGGCTCGCAGGTTGAGGTGTTCACTCTGGAAACCCATCAAAAGGTGTGTGACATTGAAATTGTTGCGGTTGAGCCGCTCCGGTTTGATGAGATCAATCAAGACCATGCCCGGCAGGAGTATCTGGAATTACCGGCACTGAAAGCACTGATCCGAGAAGTTTACCCTGAAACGGATGAGCTGTTTGTGATTACATTTAAGCGATTGTAA
- a CDS encoding LysE family translocator encodes MNNEYQILLTLASIHWIALMSPGPDFALVIQNATRYGRTTGIYIALGLSFGILIHSILSLTGISLIVHTHPVWFALIQIAGGSYLAWLGLSTLSSLYQRKKTRHQPETLSPASLWLDNRKQAFSKGFLTNLLNPKALVFFISLMSSLIPADFPASGKMLALVILWGLSFFWFAILAWLLSSPRLQNKLHAAAVYIDGLCGIIFSVLGLMIGYHAVTSLTSLS; translated from the coding sequence CGGGGCCAGACTTCGCACTCGTGATTCAGAATGCCACCCGCTATGGCAGAACAACCGGTATTTATATTGCGCTCGGCCTATCATTCGGGATTCTGATCCATTCGATTCTCAGTCTGACCGGCATCAGTCTGATCGTCCATACCCATCCGGTTTGGTTTGCGCTGATTCAAATCGCAGGTGGCAGCTATCTGGCCTGGCTGGGTCTGTCCACCTTGAGCAGTCTGTATCAACGCAAGAAGACCCGTCATCAGCCTGAAACACTATCGCCCGCGTCTTTGTGGCTGGACAATCGCAAGCAGGCTTTCTCCAAAGGTTTTCTGACTAATCTCCTCAATCCTAAAGCGCTGGTGTTTTTCATCAGCCTGATGTCGAGTCTGATCCCGGCTGACTTTCCCGCTTCAGGAAAAATGCTCGCTCTGGTCATACTGTGGGGGCTGTCCTTTTTCTGGTTCGCCATCCTTGCGTGGCTTCTTTCCAGTCCGCGATTACAGAATAAATTGCACGCTGCAGCCGTATATATTGATGGACTCTGCGGTATCATTTTCTCCGTCCTCGGTCTGATGATCGGTTATCACGCAGTCACCTCACTGACATCACTGTCATAA
- the ggt gene encoding gamma-glutamyltransferase has product MNIKTLLILSGLFTTLNIHAAQVADSVAPEINTGHDAKTLTHAKQWMVTAANPLAAKAGADILRQGGNAIDAMVAVQLMLGLVEPQSSGIGGGAFMVYWDQKKQHLTTFDARETAPVQATPELFLDEQGQPLQFYDAVVGGRSVGTPGTVKLLWETHQKYGKLPWKKLFAPAIEQAKQGFRISPRLAKQIADDTQRLSRYPGTRNYFFDPQGNPKPAGTLLKNPAYAQTLTTIANGGADAFYRGDIAKDIVATVRHAPGNPGVLSQTDLDNYTIKERQPVCADYQGYDVCGMGPPSSGALTVGQILSMAQHFDLKKWGATSEKSWQVIADASRLAFADRGKFMADEDFVPMPTQGLVDQDYLAQRAQLIQPGQALTKVSAGSPPWQHAMQLGTDQAIELPCTSHFNIVDRDGNVVSITTTIENGFGSRLMVRGFLLNNELTDFSFKSHDGDNPVANRVEPGKRPRSSMAPTIVLKDGQPYLAIGSPGGSRIIGYVAQALIAHLTWGQDIQQALNMPHIVDRFGPVDLEQGTTAEQLKPALEKMGYHVNVRDLNSGLHAIRLTKDGLEGAADPRREGVAIGE; this is encoded by the coding sequence GTGAACATAAAAACACTACTGATACTCTCAGGGTTATTCACGACCCTAAATATCCACGCCGCACAGGTTGCTGATTCTGTCGCACCAGAAATCAACACCGGTCATGATGCCAAGACGCTGACTCATGCCAAGCAGTGGATGGTCACAGCGGCAAACCCGCTCGCAGCCAAAGCCGGCGCAGATATCCTTCGTCAGGGCGGCAATGCCATTGATGCAATGGTCGCGGTACAATTGATGCTCGGTTTAGTCGAGCCCCAATCGTCAGGGATTGGCGGGGGTGCATTCATGGTGTACTGGGATCAGAAAAAACAGCATCTCACCACTTTTGATGCCAGAGAAACAGCCCCCGTGCAGGCCACACCTGAACTTTTTCTGGATGAACAAGGACAACCGCTCCAGTTTTACGATGCCGTTGTCGGTGGCCGTTCTGTTGGCACCCCCGGCACCGTGAAGCTGCTTTGGGAGACCCATCAGAAATATGGCAAACTGCCTTGGAAAAAACTCTTTGCTCCCGCCATTGAACAGGCGAAACAAGGGTTCCGTATCAGTCCGCGTCTCGCCAAGCAAATTGCTGATGATACTCAGCGCCTGAGCCGATACCCCGGAACACGCAATTACTTTTTTGACCCTCAAGGAAATCCGAAACCAGCCGGTACGCTGCTCAAAAACCCGGCATACGCCCAGACATTAACGACGATAGCTAACGGTGGGGCGGATGCATTCTATCGTGGTGATATCGCCAAAGATATTGTGGCAACCGTCCGGCACGCGCCCGGTAATCCCGGGGTTCTGTCACAAACAGACTTGGACAACTATACCATCAAAGAGCGTCAGCCCGTTTGTGCCGACTATCAGGGCTATGATGTCTGCGGGATGGGGCCACCAAGTTCGGGCGCACTCACCGTCGGACAGATCCTCTCAATGGCTCAACATTTTGACTTGAAAAAATGGGGAGCAACGAGTGAGAAGTCATGGCAGGTCATCGCAGATGCTTCACGGTTAGCATTTGCAGATCGCGGCAAGTTCATGGCAGATGAAGACTTTGTGCCGATGCCAACGCAAGGATTGGTCGATCAAGACTATCTTGCTCAACGCGCACAACTCATTCAGCCTGGTCAAGCCCTCACCAAGGTTTCAGCGGGAAGCCCGCCATGGCAGCACGCCATGCAACTCGGCACGGATCAGGCCATCGAGCTGCCTTGTACCAGCCATTTTAATATTGTTGATCGAGACGGTAATGTCGTATCGATAACGACCACGATTGAAAACGGGTTTGGCTCTCGCCTGATGGTTCGAGGATTTTTGCTCAACAACGAGCTCACAGATTTCTCGTTCAAATCACATGACGGAGATAACCCTGTCGCAAACCGCGTCGAACCGGGCAAACGTCCTCGTTCTTCGATGGCTCCAACCATTGTTCTGAAAGATGGTCAGCCATATCTGGCAATCGGCTCTCCGGGAGGCAGTCGCATTATCGGTTACGTGGCTCAGGCACTGATCGCGCATCTGACTTGGGGACAAGATATCCAGCAAGCTTTAAATATGCCGCATATTGTCGATCGCTTTGGCCCCGTCGATCTTGAACAAGGTACCACCGCAGAACAACTCAAACCCGCGTTGGAAAAGATGGGCTATCACGTCAATGTTCGCGATCTGAACTCCGGACTTCATGCGATTCGCCTCACCAAAGATGGCCTTGAAGGCGCTGCTGACCCACGACGAGAAGGCGTGGCGATCGGTGAATAA